One genomic region from Amycolatopsis sp. FBCC-B4732 encodes:
- a CDS encoding GMC oxidoreductase encodes MTDYDVLVIGSGFGGSVTALRLTEKGYRVGVLETGRRFADDEFAKTSWRLRKYLWAPALGCFGIQRLTLLKNTFVMSGSGVGGGSLVYANTLYEPPDKFYEDPQWAHITDWKAELAPYYDQAKRMLGVVENPATTPADRVLREVADDMGIGHTYRRTPVGVYFGQSGVDPFFGGAGPARQSCTLCGECMTGCRVGAKNTTVKNYLYLAEQAGAVVHPLTTAVSVRPVDGGYAVDTVRTGRRSRRTFTAQQVVFSAAALGTQRLLHRLRDNGTLPSLSPRLGLLARTNSEAVLAARSLRGDTDYTRGVAITSSIHPDEVTHVEPVRYGRGSNVMGLMATVLVDGSPGRRRWVLGLRELWRSRRDLLRIHNPRHWSERMIGLLVMQTLDNSVTTYTKRGLFGRRMTTRQGAGSPSPEWIPAGHEVTRRVAEKIGGLPQGAWTDMANIPITGHFIGGCTIGDSPSTGVVDPYQRLYGYPGLHVVDGSAITANLGVNPSLTITAQAERAMAFWPNRGEADPRPELGAKYRRVAAVAPKNPAVPSDAPGALRLPVVER; translated from the coding sequence GTGACGGACTACGACGTCCTCGTGATCGGCTCGGGCTTCGGCGGCAGCGTGACGGCGTTGCGGCTGACCGAGAAGGGTTACCGCGTCGGCGTGCTGGAGACCGGGCGCCGGTTCGCCGACGACGAATTCGCCAAGACGTCGTGGCGGCTGCGGAAGTACCTGTGGGCGCCCGCGCTGGGCTGTTTCGGCATCCAGCGGCTGACCCTGCTGAAGAACACCTTCGTGATGAGCGGTTCCGGCGTCGGCGGTGGTTCGCTGGTGTACGCGAACACGCTGTACGAGCCCCCGGACAAGTTCTACGAAGACCCGCAGTGGGCGCACATCACGGACTGGAAGGCCGAACTGGCGCCGTACTACGACCAGGCGAAGCGGATGCTCGGCGTGGTCGAGAACCCGGCGACGACGCCCGCGGACCGCGTGCTTCGCGAGGTGGCCGACGACATGGGCATCGGGCACACGTACCGCCGCACGCCGGTCGGCGTCTACTTCGGACAGTCCGGGGTGGACCCGTTCTTCGGCGGCGCGGGCCCGGCACGCCAGTCGTGCACGCTGTGCGGCGAGTGCATGACCGGCTGCCGCGTCGGCGCGAAGAACACGACCGTCAAGAACTACCTCTACCTGGCCGAACAGGCGGGCGCGGTGGTCCACCCGCTGACGACGGCGGTGTCGGTCCGGCCGGTCGACGGCGGGTACGCGGTGGACACGGTCCGCACCGGCCGCCGGTCGCGCCGGACGTTCACCGCGCAGCAGGTGGTGTTCTCCGCGGCCGCGCTGGGCACGCAACGGCTGCTGCACCGGCTGCGGGACAACGGGACGCTGCCTTCGCTGTCGCCGCGGCTCGGGCTCTTGGCGCGGACGAACTCCGAAGCGGTGCTGGCGGCGCGGTCGTTGCGCGGCGACACGGACTACACGCGCGGCGTCGCGATCACGTCGTCGATCCACCCGGACGAGGTCACGCACGTGGAGCCGGTACGGTACGGCCGCGGCAGCAACGTGATGGGCCTGATGGCGACGGTCCTGGTGGACGGCTCGCCCGGGCGTCGTCGCTGGGTGCTGGGGTTGCGCGAGCTGTGGCGTTCTCGCCGCGACCTGCTGCGGATCCACAACCCGCGCCACTGGTCGGAGCGGATGATCGGGCTGCTGGTGATGCAGACGCTCGACAACTCCGTGACGACGTACACGAAACGCGGCCTGTTCGGCCGCCGCATGACGACCCGCCAGGGAGCGGGCTCGCCGTCGCCGGAGTGGATCCCGGCGGGCCACGAGGTGACCCGCCGGGTGGCGGAGAAGATCGGCGGCCTCCCGCAAGGCGCGTGGACGGACATGGCGAACATCCCGATCACGGGCCACTTCATCGGCGGCTGCACGATCGGCGACTCCCCTTCGACGGGCGTCGTCGACCCGTACCAGCGGCTGTACGGGTATCCGGGGTTGCACGTGGTGGACGGTTCGGCGATCACGGCGAACCTGGGTGTCAATCCGTCGCTGACGATCACGGCGCAGGCGGAGCGGGCGATGGCGTTCTGGCCGAACCGCGGGGAGGCGGACCCCCGTCCCGAGCTGGGCGCGAAGTACCGGCGGGTGGCGGCGGTGGCCCCGAAGAACCCGGCGGTGCCGTCGGACGCGCCGGGAGCGCTGCGATTGCCGGTGGTGGAGCGGTGA
- a CDS encoding pyridoxamine 5'-phosphate oxidase family protein, translated as MQPNEVIDVLNRPASQELLARTIARLGYVAGDGTPRVVPIGFTWNGAEFVLCTAKNAAKVRSLRKNPAVALTIDTEAQPPKILLIRGNSTQEALDDLPAEFLRQAAGMPPEQAAAWEAEVRDLYADGMVRIKVTPSWAKLIDFETTLPSAVEELVRRKNG; from the coding sequence GTGCAGCCCAACGAGGTCATCGACGTCCTGAACCGCCCCGCCAGCCAGGAACTCCTCGCCCGGACCATCGCGCGGCTCGGTTATGTCGCCGGAGACGGGACACCGCGGGTGGTTCCGATCGGGTTCACCTGGAACGGTGCGGAATTCGTTCTCTGCACGGCCAAAAACGCCGCGAAAGTCCGGTCGCTGCGGAAGAATCCCGCCGTCGCCTTGACGATCGACACCGAAGCGCAGCCGCCCAAGATCCTGCTGATCCGCGGGAACAGCACCCAGGAGGCGCTCGATGACCTCCCCGCCGAGTTCCTGCGGCAGGCCGCCGGAATGCCGCCGGAGCAGGCCGCCGCTTGGGAAGCCGAGGTCCGCGATCTCTACGCCGACGGCATGGTGCGGATCAAGGTGACACCGTCGTGGGCGAAGCTGATCGACTTCGAAACCACCCTGCCCAGCGCCGTCGAAGAGCTGGTCCGCCGCAAGAACGGCTAG
- a CDS encoding BTAD domain-containing putative transcriptional regulator, whose amino-acid sequence MVSYSVLGTLEAESGGTLLDVGHARRRYVLAALLAEPNRPVPLDQLVTRVWGASPPHRAAATVRSYLSRLRAAGCAIDRTAHGYLLRVDLDALDLHRFREKVALARAAAGDVTAAALFDDALALWRGEPFAGLDSPWLTEVREGLEAERHAARLDRNDVSLRLGRHAALLAKLPRAAADHPFDERLAGQLILAYYRSGRQADALAHFERVRRRLAGSLGADPGPALRELHRRILAGDPELDAPLARAGARTGSLIELAAIRAVATLLIVAREGDFEAAAWRVRSTADVLEKEIGELEAEIGGALVVSGESGVRLTELGERLRTGARAGVAELAAIFTETRLAERRIGGRLRVGYVASLGGDLVTRVTTEFERRHPACRVTLTPTRIGQRWNETDLLAEGDLDLVLHWSPGGDTRSFAQPNLRTGPALLTVPRGLLLRDDHPLASCTTVSLEDLADHRLLDPGKALHPVARDLWAPPVTPSGRPIPRTEEDVPQLIGRTRIGAEDMLSLVARGIGLHISVVSLLERYPFPGLKVIPVPDIPPMLAVPVWRASEENEAIRAYVSVAAELSAG is encoded by the coding sequence GTGGTCAGCTACAGCGTGCTCGGCACCCTCGAAGCCGAGTCCGGCGGCACGCTCCTCGACGTCGGCCACGCGCGGCGGCGCTACGTCCTCGCGGCGCTGCTGGCCGAGCCGAACCGGCCGGTGCCGCTCGACCAGCTCGTCACGCGCGTCTGGGGCGCGAGCCCGCCGCACCGGGCGGCCGCGACGGTCCGCAGCTACCTTTCGCGGCTGCGCGCCGCCGGGTGCGCGATCGACCGCACCGCGCACGGCTACCTGCTGCGCGTCGACCTGGACGCGCTCGACCTGCACCGGTTCCGGGAGAAGGTGGCGCTCGCGCGCGCCGCGGCGGGCGACGTCACCGCGGCCGCGCTGTTCGACGACGCGCTGGCGCTGTGGCGGGGCGAACCGTTCGCCGGGCTGGATTCGCCGTGGCTGACCGAGGTCCGGGAGGGCCTGGAAGCCGAGCGGCACGCGGCCCGGCTGGACCGCAACGACGTCTCGCTGCGGCTCGGGCGGCACGCGGCGCTGCTGGCGAAGCTGCCCCGGGCCGCCGCGGACCACCCGTTCGACGAGCGGCTGGCCGGCCAGCTGATCCTCGCCTACTACCGCAGCGGCCGGCAGGCGGACGCGCTGGCGCACTTCGAGCGCGTCCGGCGGCGGCTGGCGGGCTCACTCGGCGCGGACCCGGGCCCGGCGCTGCGGGAGCTGCACCGCCGGATCCTGGCCGGTGACCCCGAACTGGACGCGCCGCTCGCGCGGGCCGGCGCCCGGACCGGGTCCTTGATCGAGCTGGCCGCGATCCGCGCGGTCGCGACGTTGCTGATCGTGGCGCGCGAAGGCGACTTCGAGGCCGCGGCGTGGCGGGTCCGCAGCACGGCCGACGTACTGGAGAAGGAGATCGGCGAGCTGGAAGCCGAAATCGGCGGCGCGCTGGTGGTGTCCGGCGAAAGCGGCGTCCGGCTGACGGAGCTGGGGGAGCGGCTGCGCACGGGCGCTCGCGCGGGCGTGGCCGAGCTGGCGGCGATCTTCACCGAGACCCGGCTGGCCGAGCGCCGCATCGGCGGCCGCCTGCGCGTGGGCTACGTGGCCAGCCTCGGCGGCGACCTGGTGACGCGGGTGACGACCGAGTTCGAACGCCGCCACCCGGCGTGCCGCGTCACCCTGACCCCGACCCGCATCGGCCAGCGCTGGAACGAAACGGACCTGCTCGCCGAGGGCGACCTCGACCTGGTGCTGCACTGGTCCCCGGGCGGCGACACGCGCTCGTTCGCGCAACCCAACCTGCGCACCGGCCCGGCGCTGCTGACGGTGCCCCGCGGCCTCCTGCTGCGCGACGACCACCCGCTCGCCTCGTGCACGACGGTCAGCCTGGAGGACCTCGCGGACCACCGGCTGCTCGACCCGGGCAAGGCCCTCCATCCGGTGGCACGCGACCTGTGGGCCCCGCCGGTCACGCCGTCGGGCCGTCCGATCCCGCGCACGGAGGAGGACGTCCCGCAGCTGATCGGCCGCACCCGCATCGGCGCGGAGGACATGCTTTCCCTGGTGGCGCGCGGCATCGGCCTGCACATCTCGGTGGTCTCGCTGCTGGAGCGCTACCCGTTCCCGGGGCTGAAGGTGATCCCGGTGCCGGACATCCCGCCGATGCTCGCGGTCCCGGTGTGGCGCGCGTCGGAGGAGAACGAAGCGATCCGCGCGTACGTCTCGGTGGCCGCGGAACTGTCGGCGGGCTAG
- a CDS encoding chitinase: MVPKVRIALLSLLSVVTLSLGVTFVLAGSASAANILANPGFEAGTSGWTCTTAPTAVSTPVHSGSRALSASPSSSDNAQCSQTLTVSANTAYKLSAWVQGSYVYLGVSGSATTSTWTPGTSGYQQLSLNFTTGSSTSLTVYLHGWYGQPTYYADDVNLDGPGTPPPTTPTTPTTPTTPTTPTTPPTTTTPPTTTTPPPTQGDLPKHVLTGYWQNFYNGAKALKLADVPTKYNIIAVSFADATGSPGAVSFTLDSGLSSQLGGYTDAQFKADVKTVQARGQKVIISVGGQNGTISVSDSTSANNFANSIKSLISNYGFDGVDIDLENGINATYMGQALRSIHNGGGKVITMAPQTIDMQSTQGGYFQLALNIKDILTIVNMQYYNSGSMLGCNGNVYSQGTVDFLTALACIQLQGGLRADQVGLGLPASSQAAGGGYQAPANTVSALNCLAKGTSCGSFKPSATYPAIRGAMTWSINWDATNGYAFANTVSAGLAGLP; the protein is encoded by the coding sequence GTGGTCCCCAAGGTTCGCATCGCTCTGCTTTCGTTACTTTCCGTGGTCACGCTGAGTCTCGGCGTGACGTTCGTGCTCGCCGGCAGTGCTTCGGCGGCGAACATCCTGGCCAACCCCGGCTTCGAAGCCGGTACTTCGGGCTGGACCTGCACCACCGCGCCGACCGCGGTGAGCACCCCGGTGCACAGCGGGAGCCGCGCGCTGAGCGCGTCGCCGTCGTCGTCGGACAACGCGCAGTGCTCGCAGACGCTCACCGTCTCGGCGAACACCGCGTACAAGCTGTCGGCCTGGGTCCAGGGCAGCTACGTCTACCTCGGCGTTTCCGGGTCGGCGACGACCAGCACGTGGACGCCGGGCACCAGCGGCTACCAGCAGCTGTCGCTGAACTTCACGACCGGCTCGAGCACGTCGCTGACGGTGTACCTGCACGGCTGGTACGGCCAGCCGACCTACTACGCCGACGACGTCAACCTCGACGGCCCGGGCACCCCGCCGCCGACGACCCCGACCACCCCCACGACGCCGACGACGCCGACGACGCCGACGACCCCGCCCACCACGACCACCCCGCCGACGACGACCACGCCGCCGCCGACCCAGGGTGACCTGCCGAAGCACGTCCTCACCGGCTACTGGCAGAACTTCTACAACGGCGCGAAGGCGCTGAAGCTGGCGGACGTCCCGACGAAGTACAACATCATCGCCGTGTCGTTCGCCGACGCCACCGGCTCGCCGGGCGCGGTGAGCTTCACGCTCGACTCCGGTCTGTCTTCGCAGCTCGGCGGCTACACCGACGCGCAGTTCAAGGCGGACGTCAAGACGGTCCAGGCGCGCGGCCAGAAGGTCATCATCAGCGTCGGTGGCCAGAACGGCACGATCAGCGTCAGCGACTCGACCTCGGCGAACAACTTCGCCAACAGCATCAAGTCGCTGATCTCGAACTACGGCTTCGACGGCGTCGACATCGACCTCGAGAACGGCATCAACGCCACCTACATGGGCCAGGCGCTGCGCAGCATCCACAACGGCGGCGGCAAGGTCATCACGATGGCGCCGCAGACGATCGACATGCAGTCCACGCAGGGCGGCTACTTCCAGCTCGCGCTGAACATCAAGGACATCCTCACGATCGTCAACATGCAGTACTACAACTCCGGCTCGATGCTGGGCTGCAACGGCAACGTCTACTCCCAGGGCACGGTCGACTTCCTGACCGCGCTGGCCTGCATCCAGCTGCAGGGCGGCCTGCGCGCCGACCAGGTCGGGCTCGGGCTGCCGGCGTCGTCGCAGGCGGCGGGCGGCGGCTACCAGGCACCGGCCAACACGGTCTCGGCGCTGAACTGCCTGGCCAAGGGCACGTCGTGCGGCTCGTTCAAGCCGTCGGCGACCTACCCGGCGATCCGCGGCGCGATGACGTGGTCGATCAACTGGGACGCGACGAACGGCTACGCGTTCGCCAACACGGTCTCGGCCGGGCTCGCGGGCCTGCCGTAA
- a CDS encoding Tex family protein produces MSVSVEQKIAEELGVREGQVKAAVDLLDGGSTVPFIARYRKEVTGMLDDAQLRTLEERLRYLRELDERRLAVLESIRSQGKLDEALEASILAADTKSRLEDIYLPYKPKRRTKAMIAREAGLEPLADGLLSDPATDPQAAAAVFVDADKGVADAQAALDGARAILVERFAEDADLIGELREKMWGQGHLVAKVRAGKEEDGAKFSDYFDFSEPYTKLPSHRILAMLRGEKEEVLDLTMSPDEPTDEPQVGPTDYEARIAAKFGISQQGRPGDKWLGDTVRWAWRTKILLHLGIDLRMRLRQAAEDDAVRVFASNLRDLLLAAPAGTRATMGLDPGFRTGVKVAVVDATGKVVDTHVIYPHQPANKWDQSIAELAALCARHKVDLISIGNGTASRETDKLAIELIKKHPELKLTKAIVSEAGASVYSASAFASAELPNMDVSLRGAVSIARRLQDPLAELVKIDPKSIGVGQYQHDLSEVSLSRSLDAVVEDCVNAVGVDVNTASAPLLTRVSGITTGLAENIVSHRDTNGPFRSRTALKEVARLGPKAFEQCAGFLRIPDGDDPLDSSSVHPEAYPVVRRILSTTGTDLRSLIGNTRTLSSLKPADFVDDTFGLPTVTDILAELDKPGRDPRPAFKTATFAEGVDKIGDLKPGMRLEGVVTNVAAFGAFIDVGVHQDGLAHVSALSKNFVKDPREVVKPGDIVKVKVLDVDVPRKRISLTLRLDDEPGAPSGNRGGGGGGQRDRGQGGGGGGQRRGGSGSGGGQRGGGGGGGSRGGNSGGGSGSMADALRRAGFGNK; encoded by the coding sequence GTGAGCGTGTCGGTCGAGCAGAAGATCGCCGAAGAACTGGGCGTGCGCGAAGGACAGGTCAAGGCCGCCGTCGACCTGCTCGACGGCGGGTCGACCGTGCCCTTCATCGCGCGCTACCGCAAGGAAGTCACCGGCATGCTCGACGACGCGCAGCTGCGCACGCTCGAAGAGCGCCTGCGCTACCTGCGGGAACTCGACGAGCGGCGGCTCGCCGTGCTCGAGTCCATCCGGAGCCAGGGCAAGCTGGACGAGGCCCTCGAGGCCTCGATCCTCGCCGCGGACACGAAGTCGCGGCTGGAGGACATCTACCTCCCGTACAAGCCGAAGCGCCGCACGAAGGCCATGATCGCGCGCGAAGCGGGTCTCGAGCCGCTGGCCGACGGCCTGCTGAGCGACCCGGCGACCGACCCGCAGGCCGCGGCCGCGGTGTTCGTCGACGCCGACAAGGGCGTCGCGGACGCGCAGGCCGCCCTCGACGGCGCCCGCGCGATCCTCGTCGAGCGCTTCGCCGAGGACGCCGACCTGATCGGCGAACTGCGCGAGAAGATGTGGGGCCAGGGCCACCTCGTCGCCAAGGTCCGCGCGGGCAAGGAGGAGGACGGCGCCAAGTTCTCCGACTACTTCGACTTCTCCGAGCCCTACACCAAGCTCCCCTCGCACCGGATCCTCGCGATGCTGCGCGGCGAGAAGGAGGAGGTCCTCGACCTCACCATGTCGCCGGACGAGCCGACCGACGAGCCGCAGGTCGGGCCGACCGACTACGAGGCGCGGATCGCCGCGAAGTTCGGCATCTCGCAGCAGGGCCGCCCGGGCGACAAGTGGCTCGGCGACACCGTGCGCTGGGCGTGGCGCACCAAGATCCTCCTGCACCTGGGCATCGACCTGCGGATGCGGCTGCGCCAGGCGGCCGAGGACGACGCCGTGCGCGTGTTCGCGTCCAACCTGCGCGACCTGCTGCTCGCCGCGCCGGCCGGCACCCGCGCCACGATGGGCCTCGACCCGGGCTTCCGCACCGGCGTCAAGGTGGCCGTCGTGGACGCGACCGGCAAGGTCGTCGACACCCACGTCATCTACCCGCACCAGCCGGCGAACAAGTGGGACCAGTCGATCGCCGAGCTCGCGGCGCTGTGCGCGCGGCACAAGGTCGACCTGATCTCGATCGGCAACGGCACGGCGTCGCGCGAGACGGACAAGCTCGCGATCGAGCTGATCAAGAAGCACCCCGAGCTGAAGCTGACGAAGGCGATCGTGTCCGAGGCGGGCGCGTCGGTGTATTCGGCGTCGGCGTTCGCTTCGGCCGAGCTGCCGAACATGGACGTCTCGCTGCGCGGCGCGGTCTCGATCGCCCGGCGGCTGCAGGACCCGCTGGCCGAGCTGGTCAAGATCGACCCGAAGTCGATCGGCGTCGGGCAGTACCAGCACGACCTGTCCGAAGTTTCGCTGTCGCGCTCGCTGGACGCGGTGGTCGAGGACTGCGTGAACGCGGTCGGCGTGGACGTGAACACGGCTTCGGCGCCGCTGCTGACCCGCGTCTCGGGCATCACGACGGGGCTGGCGGAGAACATCGTTTCGCACCGCGACACGAACGGGCCGTTCCGCTCGCGGACGGCGCTGAAGGAGGTCGCGCGCCTCGGCCCGAAGGCGTTCGAGCAGTGCGCGGGCTTCCTGCGCATCCCGGACGGCGACGACCCGCTCGACTCGTCGTCGGTGCACCCGGAGGCGTACCCGGTGGTCCGGCGGATCCTGTCGACGACCGGCACGGACCTGCGCTCGCTGATCGGCAACACGCGGACGCTGTCGTCGTTGAAGCCGGCGGACTTCGTCGACGACACGTTCGGCCTCCCGACGGTGACGGACATCCTCGCCGAGCTGGACAAGCCGGGCCGCGACCCGCGCCCGGCGTTCAAGACGGCGACGTTCGCGGAGGGGGTCGACAAGATCGGCGACCTCAAGCCGGGCATGCGGCTGGAGGGTGTGGTGACGAACGTGGCGGCGTTCGGCGCGTTCATCGACGTCGGCGTGCACCAGGACGGCCTGGCGCACGTTTCGGCGCTGTCGAAGAACTTCGTGAAGGATCCGCGCGAGGTCGTGAAGCCCGGCGACATCGTGAAGGTGAAGGTGCTGGACGTCGACGTGCCGCGCAAGCGCATCTCGCTGACGCTGCGCCTGGACGACGAGCCGGGCGCCCCGTCGGGCAATCGCGGCGGCGGAGGCGGCGGCCAGCGCGACCGCGGCCAGGGCGGCGGCGGCGGCGGTCAGCGCCGCGGCGGTTCCGGCTCGGGCGGCGGTCAGCGCGGCGGTGGCGGCGGTGGCGGCAGCCGGGGCGGGAACTCCGGAGGCGGCAGCGGCTCGATGGCGGATGCCCTCCGCCGGGCCGGGTTCGGCAACAAGTAG
- a CDS encoding YwqG family protein: MTSWRDRLSALAREHLPAELAAAWTGLFRPGIRLVTDGEGARVGRLGGAPVLPADAQWPEWPGRGPLDFLASVDCAALPRESLSIPLPAAGTLLFFYFDADRRGSDDIPVLEDVDAARVVFVPAGGPSAERAAPDGLDPYPARDLFGEVVATAPEREHILLDQTRTASGETLDEAAEEVQIPGEFVGSEVFGELAAQARGRGPEHQVGGFAAPVQGAVENEIAAHVLGGYRDPGLAEEAAQWVLLAQIDTDDEADMIWGDAGMLYWVIRSDDLEAGRFDRARCTLQCG; this comes from the coding sequence GTGACGTCTTGGAGAGATCGACTCAGCGCCCTGGCCCGCGAACACCTGCCCGCCGAACTGGCCGCCGCGTGGACGGGGCTGTTCCGGCCGGGCATCCGCCTGGTGACCGACGGCGAAGGCGCCCGCGTGGGCCGGCTCGGCGGGGCTCCGGTGCTGCCCGCGGACGCGCAGTGGCCCGAGTGGCCGGGGCGCGGGCCGCTCGACTTCCTGGCATCGGTGGACTGCGCCGCGCTGCCGCGGGAGTCCCTGAGCATTCCGCTGCCGGCGGCGGGCACGCTGCTGTTCTTCTACTTCGACGCCGATCGCCGCGGCTCCGACGACATCCCGGTGCTCGAAGACGTCGATGCCGCCCGCGTGGTCTTCGTGCCGGCGGGCGGGCCGTCCGCCGAGCGAGCAGCACCCGATGGCCTTGACCCCTACCCGGCGCGGGACCTGTTCGGCGAGGTCGTGGCCACGGCTCCGGAGCGGGAGCACATCCTGCTGGACCAGACCAGGACCGCGAGCGGGGAAACCTTGGACGAAGCGGCCGAGGAGGTGCAGATCCCCGGGGAATTCGTCGGCTCCGAGGTCTTCGGCGAGCTGGCCGCGCAGGCCCGGGGACGAGGTCCGGAGCACCAGGTCGGCGGGTTCGCCGCACCCGTCCAAGGCGCGGTGGAGAACGAGATCGCCGCGCACGTGCTCGGCGGCTACCGGGACCCCGGGCTGGCCGAGGAGGCAGCGCAGTGGGTGCTGCTCGCCCAGATCGACACCGACGACGAGGCGGACATGATCTGGGGCGACGCCGGAATGCTGTACTGGGTCATCCGGTCCGACGACCTCGAAGCGGGCCGCTTCGACCGGGCGAGGTGCACCCTGCAGTGCGGGTGA